The proteins below are encoded in one region of Salvelinus namaycush isolate Seneca chromosome 32, SaNama_1.0, whole genome shotgun sequence:
- the si:dkey-266f7.9 gene encoding 1-phosphatidylinositol phosphodiesterase, whose amino-acid sequence MASTKGVPRMGKMLIELMTLLGAVGLSNSAIQRPDYDDTPAPEFLNPSWMADLPDSRPLSEVTMPGTHNTMAIYGGALAECQSWSLASQLRAGVRFLDVRVRHVRGNLTIHHGVSYQRAHFGDVLEGVADFLREYPSETVLMRLKEEFSETYDIYGAVVSYIHLYADWDLLWHSRLMPTVGQARGKLIVLQDFGGPDLGMRYGSLDIADDWKVPTLLHVAEKWQSVHEHLEAAPVGNKAYIFLTYGSGAGIFAYPNAIAQRINARLYDYLMALIGQNRRFGIITMDFPAAPLLQMIINFN is encoded by the exons ATGGCAAGCACCAAAGGAGTACCCAGGATGGGGAAGATGCTTATTGAGCTGATGACCCTACTGGG GGCTGTTGGCTTGAGCAACAGCGCCATCCAGAGGCCTGACTATGACGACACTCCGGCCCCCGAGTTCCTCAACCCCTCCTGGATGGCGGACCTCCCGGACAGCCGCCCGCTGTCCGAGGTCACCATGCCTGGCACCCACAACACCATGGCCATCTACGGCGGCGCCTTGGCTGAGTGCCAGTCCTGGAGCCTGGCGTCGCAGTTGCGTGCCGGTGTGCGCTTCCTGGACGTTCGTGTGCGCCATGTGCGTGGCAACCTCACCATCCACCACGGCGTGTCCTACCAGCGGGCGCACTTCGGTGACGTGCTGGAGGGCGTGGCTGACTTCCTACGTGAGTACCCCAGCGAGACGGTGCTGATGCGGCTCAAGGAGGAGTTCAGTGAGACCTATGACATCTACGGGGCGGTGGTCAGCTACATCCACCTTTACGCCGACTGGGACCTGCTGTGGCACAGTCGGCTCATGCCAACTGTGGGACAGGCCAGAGGGAAGCTCATTGTCCTCCAGGACTTTGGCGGACCTGACCTTGGCATGCGCTACGGCTCCCTGGACATTGCAGACGACTGGAAG GTCCCCACCCTCCTGCATGTGGCTGAGAAATGGCAAAGTGTGCACGAACACCTGGAGGCTGCCCCTGTGGGCAACAAAGCCTATATCTTCCTCACCTATGGCAGCGGAGCGGGCATCTTTGCCTACCCCAACGCCATCGCCCAGCGAATCAATGCCCGCCTGTACGACTACCTGATGGCACTGATAGGGCAGAACAGGCGCTTCGGAATCATCACCATGGACTTCCCCGCCGCTCCCCTCCTTCAAATGATCATCAACTTCAACTGA
- the mrpl9 gene encoding 39S ribosomal protein L9, mitochondrial, with protein sequence MWSTSRHVLQDLVREFTKVTHSSVQCFSQTSCKNTVVVERWWQVPLSKEGRPPRLYPRRHRVYKVVEDTKHAPKEKMELILAQTVAKLGGRGDTVFVKKSVGRNNLLAQGLAVYPSPENKAMFAEELRLLHEGRPEERIQTRTGQLTVEILKHMELKVEKRTSIEYDITKEMVCRQILQKRGIFVPPHALRLPEESIKDLGDYWCEVTVNGIDTVRIPMSVVPFEDPTATGRKLLKKQKQEETIAAAVQEAPTV encoded by the exons ATGTGGAGCACCAGCCGTCATGTCCTTCAGGATCTAGTCCGGGAGTTTACGAAAGTGACACATTCCTCGGTTCAGTGTTTTTCACAAACATCATGCAAG AATACAGTTGTGGTAGAGCGTTGGTGGCAGGTCCCATTGTCcaaagagggccgcccaccaagaCTATACCCTCGGCGACATCGGGTCTACAAAGTGGTAGAGGACACAAAGCATGCTCCTAAGGAGAAGATGGAACTCATCCTCGCACAGACTGTGGCTA AGCTTGGTGGGCGAGGTGACACTGTGTTTGTGAAAAAGTCTGTTGGACGCAATAACCTCCTGGCCCAAGGCCTGGCAGTCTACCCATCACCAGAAAACAAAGCGATGTTTGCAGAGGAGCTGAGG CTTTTACATGAAGGGAGGCCCGAGGAGAGAATCCAAACCCGCACAGGACAGCTG ACGGTGGAGATCCTGAAGCATATGGAGTTGAAGGTTGAGAAAAGAACCTCCATTGAGTATGACATCACCAAAGAGATGGTCTGCAGACAGATTCTCCAGAAG CGGGGCATATTTGTGCCACCTCATGCACTGAGACTACCGGAAGAGTCAATCAAAGACCTGGGAGATTACTGGTGTGAGGTCACG GTTAATGGGATAGATACTGTGCGGATCCCCATGTCGGTGGTGCCCTTTGAAGACCCTACAGCGACTGGGCGCAAACTGTTGAAAAAGCAAAAGCAGGAGGAGACCATTGCAGCTGCAGTACAAGAGGCCCCTACAGTTTGA